The DNA region AATGAATGCATGCTGGGTTTATCCTGGTGCCACAGAGAAACTTAAAAGCACTACGACACTGATACGAGACGAGACGAACTGATGGCAATAATTTTCCGAATCTGGAAATGAATGGGAGAGCAAGCCTGGTTGATTGTGCTGGATAAAGAATTCCGATAATGGAGGAGCCTAGAAACGAGACGCGACATCTGTAGTGAATTTATCAGGGCTTAAGAATGTATACGACTCCTCCGAGCATTCGCGACTCAATTCGGCATATTTGTGTCGGCACAAGTAACATTTTTCTCAATACCATGGACCCTCAGGATTATAACGGAAGTTTGCTTTTAATCATCTGGAGGTTGAGGTTATGATTCAAATTGCGTTCACCTCGATTAATCCACCTCTACGAAGAGCAAAAGCATGCTTTCCATGTTTGGCCAATAAGATGTGCGTAAAATTCAACCGTATTGTCCACTTAACTGACTAATTGAATCTCATGAGATTCTTGATggatttgttctttttttttggcttgtATTATGTTATTCGAAAGTTCAACAGCTTAGCTCGGTTGGATCATTAATAGATAAAGTTCTAGTTTTCTCaactatgaaatttttttctgtTCAAAAAACTCAAATCGAATATGGTACTTGCTTAAGGAGAACAATTATCGAATCAGTTAAAATCAATCTACGTTGATTTATGAATTATTCTTAAAGAGATGAAATATATCTGGCCCACGATCATGAGATGGGCCTCATCGTGAGCCCAAGTCGTAGACGTAAGTCTCCACGGCCCAAGAGGACAGAACGGTAATTTACGACGACTCCATGCCTTCTCACCCCTCATAAAGTTCCAGCAAACCCTAGGTCCTTCATTTCCCCTGCCGCCCCGAAGCCCTATCCGCCCGTCCTTCACCAGGCCGATCCGATCCACCACAATGACGACCAGATTCAAGAAGAATCGCAAGAAGCGTGGCCATGTCAGCGCCGGCCACGGTCGCATTGGCAAGCACAGGAAGCACCCCGGTGGTCGGGGTAACGCCGGTGGCATGCACCACCACCGGATCCTCTTCGACAAGTACCACCCTGGGTACTTCGGCAAGGTCGGGATGCGATACTTCCACAAGCTCCGCAACAAGTTCTACTGCCCCATCGTGAACATCGACAAGCTGTGGTCGCTGGTCCCCCAGGAGGTGAAGGAGAAGGCGGTGAAGTCCAAGGGCACCGCCCCGGTGATCGACGTCACTCAGTTCGGGTACTTCAAGGTCCTCGGGAAGGGCGTTCTGCCAGAGCAGCAGCCGATTGTGGTGAAGGCCAAGCTCGTGTCCAAGACCGCCGAGAAGAAAATCAAGGAGGCCGGCGGCGCCGTCGTGCTCACCGCTTAGGTGATTTTTGTTAGCAATTTTAGCCTTCTCTGTTTACATTGATCTGTGAACTCTGCTAGCCATATGGATCTCTGGAGCTTTCGTTACTGCTGCAAATTTTGCTGCTTTGACTCAATTCCGATGGATTCAATTCCATGCCTCTCTGTGATTCATATCGTGGGTTTGAGCTGAATGGATTTTGCTCATTGGCCGGACTCGCTGCTGTCGTAATGTCCAAAAAAGTTGCTACATTTGCACATTTGAAATCCGGCTATGATAATAGGAGAAACTCGCAAACATGATTTGATTTAGTACTAAGTAATTAATtccaaattgatatatatgagTAACCCGAGGAGCGAATTGTGTTTGCTGTTGGTTCTCGCTGTACTGATCTGGGTAATGTATGTTGGGATGGATGGGTTACATCTTTGGTATACAAAAGTTTAATTAACGCTTCACTATCTGGTCATTGAGGATCTTCAGTTCCCATATGACCCGTTCCCTTGAAGCAAAATCAGTTGTGCTGCTCCCGGACATCTCTGTTCTGCAGCACTTTGCTCCGGGATGATGCCGGGGCAGCTACATTCAATACTATCATCAGGTTTGAAAcactcccccccccccctttatttctttcttttgctgCAATTCCCAACAGAACACTGGCCATTCCTGGTGTTGAAATGCTGAATATATTAACTTGCTTAGATCGCTGATTAAAGACTCTGAATGGATGCTATTCTTTGTTAATCAAATATTCATTGTAAACTTGGATTGCGGTGCTCTTTTAGTTTCACTCTGAGTCGCATACGCTTCTCATTGTTCAAATTACGGCAATATGTCATGCGTAGGTTTTACATGTCAAAAGAGTTTTTCATCTCTTATTTCTTCGAAGGTCTTGGTCACTGATCCTACTGTGTGTTATCTCGCTTTTACCAGTTCAGCTAGTTTGATCAGTAGAAGAGAGCAGTTGCCAGTCTGTAAATAGAAAGTAACCTATGCAGGGCATTGGAAATAATAATCCGTTCCCATGCTTGGTCTGTTTCGGCAACATCAAAGTAAAATAGACTTGTGAAAAGCAGAAGATCTCGAGGCTGGTCTCTGTAGACTGTGTCGGCTCATGTGGCTCCCTGTAGCTCGTCTGATCAGAAATTAGTTCGAGAATAGATAGATATTCTCTCCTCGTGTCACTTGTATCATTGCTTGCCAAGTTCTGCTGCTAAGTTTATTAATTTCATCAGCTCCTTTGAAGATTTTAGTTGTCTTCATTTCCCAGCATGTCGTCTGCTGCTAATTGTTCCGAATCTTGACGCCCTCCCCATTTCCTTATTCTGTCTCCTGCCAT from Punica granatum isolate Tunisia-2019 chromosome 3, ASM765513v2, whole genome shotgun sequence includes:
- the LOC116199712 gene encoding 60S ribosomal protein L27a-3-like, yielding MTTRFKKNRKKRGHVSAGHGRIGKHRKHPGGRGNAGGMHHHRILFDKYHPGYFGKVGMRYFHKLRNKFYCPIVNIDKLWSLVPQEVKEKAVKSKGTAPVIDVTQFGYFKVLGKGVLPEQQPIVVKAKLVSKTAEKKIKEAGGAVVLTA